The following proteins come from a genomic window of Sorghum bicolor cultivar BTx623 chromosome 3, Sorghum_bicolor_NCBIv3, whole genome shotgun sequence:
- the LOC110433393 gene encoding uncharacterized protein LOC110433393 isoform X2 yields the protein MSRSIPQHILSTVDTTPPPGASVATSHGDSATAPPGDSATSPSPTIAALHPARGHRFLRPQPAHHAAAALGLSCSTGCAPRRPRSPAAQAVRHAATALGLSRSTGRAPRFANGGIGYWFHGL from the exons atgtcCAGATCTATCCCTCAACATATTCTCAGCACCGTCGATACTACGCCTCCGCCTGGGGCATCCGTCGCCACTTCACATGGCGACTCCGCCACCGCTCCGCCCGGGGACTCCGCCACCTCTCCATCCCCTACCATCGCCGCCCTACACCCCGCGCGTGGCCACAGGTTCCTGCGCCCGCAGCCTGCgcaccacgccgccgccgccctcggcCTATCCTGCAGCACGGGTTGCGCGCCACGCCGCCCTCGGTCTCCCGCAGCACAGGCCGTGCGCCACGCCGCCACTGCCCTCGGCCTCTCCCGCAGCACGGGCCGTGCGCCACGCTTCGCCAACGGAG GTATCGGGTATTGGTTTCATGGTCTCTGA
- the LOC110433393 gene encoding uncharacterized protein LOC110433393 isoform X1, with protein MSRSIPQHILSTVDTTPPPGASVATSHGDSATAPPGDSATSPSPTIAALHPARGHRFLRPQPAHHAAAALGLSCSTGCAPRRPRSPAAQAVRHAATALGLSRSTGRAPRFANGGNHVSGIGFMVSEQLRKIMVPPSMRAISSVLHAIKCV; from the exons atgtcCAGATCTATCCCTCAACATATTCTCAGCACCGTCGATACTACGCCTCCGCCTGGGGCATCCGTCGCCACTTCACATGGCGACTCCGCCACCGCTCCGCCCGGGGACTCCGCCACCTCTCCATCCCCTACCATCGCCGCCCTACACCCCGCGCGTGGCCACAGGTTCCTGCGCCCGCAGCCTGCgcaccacgccgccgccgccctcggcCTATCCTGCAGCACGGGTTGCGCGCCACGCCGCCCTCGGTCTCCCGCAGCACAGGCCGTGCGCCACGCCGCCACTGCCCTCGGCCTCTCCCGCAGCACGGGCCGTGCGCCACGCTTCGCCAACGGAGGTAACCAT GTATCGGGTATTGGTTTCATGGTCTCTGAGCAACTCCGAAAGATAATGGTGCCGCCTTCTATGCGGGCTATATCTTCAGTTCTACATGCAATCAAATGTGTCTAA
- the LOC8059371 gene encoding uncharacterized protein LOC8059371: MADTVGALPPSPIPECDSGRSSPSHAASPEFEFWLVGTNPSPALLTADELFSGGVVLPLHNLQAPAATDGDGAPAPQADADDAAAKADLKGADAAALPLPEAQAQEAEGETAQPLAESGIAPTPDLPAVTFKWKDIFKAGGAAGGEAKERKKVERRVSSVSGNAELININIWPFSRSRSAGAGGGSLSRAKPNPNPNPIPNAAGASPSAGAGASANTNANASAPSAPPAPRKVSSAPCSRSNSRGESSGPVPTIPATTAVEAPAGEEDADAATQPQPQAAPLPAAAGTSSATSMLRRWVPGQGRNNNNGAGSGSGGIRVGRPSAVWQLRRNKLQQTAAEQKQVSAKKKAAAGPAPVSAPAAAGANDDKAAPSVAAPAAGCRNNVEGAGEEGNPPQGLFGLRTFFSKKVY; encoded by the coding sequence ATGGCGGACACCGTGGGGGCGCTTCCTCCTTCCCCGATACCGGAGTGCGACTCCGGGAGGTCCTCGCCGTCCCACGCCGCGTCGCCCGAGTTCGAGTTCTGGTTGGTGGGCACGAACCCGTCCCcggcgctgctcaccgccgacgagctctTCTCCGGCGGCGTCGTGCTCCCGCTCCACAACCTCCAGGCGCCGGCCGCCACGGACGGCGACGGCGCGCCTGCCCCTCAGGCCGACGCAGACGACGCCGCCGCCAAGGCGGACTTGAAGGGCGCGGACGCCGCGGCGCTCCCGCTGCCTGAAGCCCAGGCGCAGGAGGCGGAAGGGGAGACCGCGCAGCCGCTCGCGGAGTCCGGCATCGCGCCGACCCCGGACCTCCCCGCGGTCACGTTCAAGTGGAAGGACATCTTCAAGGCGGgcggcgccgccggcggcgaggcCAAGGAGCGCAAGAAGGTGGAGCGGCGCGTCAGCAGCGTCAGTGGGAACGCCGAGCTGATTAACATCAACATTTGGCCATTCTCCAGGAGCCGTTCCGCCGGCGCAGGTGGCGGCTCCTTGAGCAGGGCCAAGCCCAATCCGAATCCAAATCCAATCCCCAACGCTGCTGGCGCCAGTCCCAGCGCCGGTGCCGGTGCGAGCGCCAATACCAACGCCAATGCCAGCGCCCCGAGCGCGCCGCCGGCCCCGCGCAAGGTGAGCAGCGCGCCGTGCTCGCGTAGCAACTCCCGTGGGGAGTCCTCCGGGCCTGTGCCGACCATTCCCGCCACCACCGCAGTAGAAGCACCAGCCGGAGAAGAAGACGCCGACGCGGCCACCCAGCCGCAGCCCCAGGCGGCGCCattgcccgccgccgccggcacaTCCAGCGCCACGTCCATGTTGAGGAGGTGGGTGCCCGGACAGGGCCGTAACAATAATAACGGAGCAGGGTCAGGGTCCGGCGGCATCCGCGTCGGGCGGCCCAGCGCCGTGTGGCAGCTGAGGCGCAACAAGCTGCAGCAAACCGCCGCCGAGCAGAAGCAGGTGagcgccaagaagaaggcggccGCGGGCCCCGCCCCGGTCTCGGCACCCGCCGCGGCCGGAGCCAACGATGACAAGGCGGCGCCGAGCGTGGCCGCGCCAGCGGCCGGCTGCCGGAACAACGTGGAGGGCGCCGGCGAGGAAGGGAACCCACCGCAGGGGCTCTTCGGGCTCCGGACTTTCTTCTCCAAGAAGGTGTACTGA